One genomic segment of Nitrospinaceae bacterium includes these proteins:
- the fetB gene encoding iron export ABC transporter permease subunit FetB produces MSYIRLDSWDLSLAAILICINAGISIWLRLALERQLLIAAIRMIVQLTLMGFILKTLFTIASPAFTLGAMMVMVLFAGREVRARQERRFAGNWGYAIGGVSMFLAVAIVTAYALSTQLQADPWYDPRYSIPLFGMILGNTMTGVSLGLNTLSSQVSRERSSIEAQLALGEPFGRAIRPLLRRAARSGLIPTVNAMAAVGLVMLPGMMTGQILSGVDPVEAIKYQMLVMFLIGGGTGLGVIAAIQLGAYRLTDERHRLRLDRLAPAKE; encoded by the coding sequence CTTGGCCGCGATTTTGATCTGCATCAACGCGGGGATTTCCATCTGGCTCCGGCTGGCGTTGGAGCGCCAGCTGCTCATCGCCGCCATCCGCATGATTGTCCAACTCACGCTGATGGGATTTATTCTCAAAACATTATTCACAATCGCATCGCCCGCCTTCACGCTGGGCGCGATGATGGTCATGGTTCTTTTCGCGGGACGCGAGGTGCGCGCCAGGCAAGAGCGCCGTTTCGCGGGCAACTGGGGCTACGCCATTGGCGGGGTTAGCATGTTTTTGGCGGTCGCCATCGTGACGGCCTATGCGCTCTCCACCCAGCTTCAGGCCGACCCCTGGTACGACCCGCGCTACTCGATTCCCCTGTTCGGGATGATTTTAGGCAACACCATGACCGGCGTGAGCCTGGGGCTGAACACGCTTTCCTCTCAAGTTTCGCGCGAGCGCTCATCGATTGAGGCGCAGCTCGCACTGGGCGAGCCGTTTGGCCGGGCCATCCGGCCACTTTTGCGGCGCGCCGCGCGGAGCGGACTCATCCCCACCGTGAACGCCATGGCGGCGGTTGGCCTCGTGATGTTGCCGGGAATGATGACGGGTCAGATTTTATCGGGTGTCGATCCGGTGGAGGCGATTAAATATCAGATGCTTGTCATGTTTCTGATTGGCGGGGGAACCGGGCTGGGCGTCATCGCCGCAATTCAACTGGGCGCCTACCGGCTCACCGACGAGCGGCACAGACTGCGCCTTGATCGCCTTGCTCCGGCGAAGGAGTAG